From Methanosarcina lacustris Z-7289, one genomic window encodes:
- the nadC gene encoding carboxylating nicotinate-nucleotide diphosphorylase yields the protein MLIREVESFIEEDLGYDDVSCTIVPDRPAEAIIFTKEDCTVAGLSEAASIFCYFGIQAETDLKDGDPLSKGDVIFRLRGGAVSILRAERLSLNFLGHLSGIATLTRNCVDVVREHSESTRIACTRKTTPGIRKFEKLAVVAGGGDTHRFNLSDAVMIKDNHVKLMGIEAAIKAAQKTSFTRKIEVEVESAEDATFAAGLGADIIMLDNMQPEAIKETLSLLEEKGLRKSVIVEASGGISPSNLEGYAKTGVDIISMGSLIHKSRWIDISLEIVNSEN from the coding sequence ATGCTTATCAGAGAAGTAGAAAGCTTCATAGAAGAAGACCTGGGGTACGATGATGTTTCGTGCACTATTGTTCCGGACAGGCCTGCAGAAGCCATCATTTTCACAAAAGAAGATTGTACGGTTGCCGGACTAAGTGAAGCAGCATCAATATTTTGTTATTTTGGAATTCAGGCAGAAACAGATCTTAAAGATGGAGACCCCCTCAGCAAAGGAGATGTAATTTTCAGGCTCAGGGGAGGAGCTGTATCCATTCTCAGGGCAGAGCGCCTTAGCCTTAACTTCCTTGGGCACCTTAGCGGGATTGCAACCCTGACCAGGAACTGCGTGGATGTCGTAAGAGAGCATTCCGAAAGCACAAGGATAGCTTGTACAAGGAAGACCACTCCCGGAATAAGGAAATTTGAAAAGCTGGCTGTTGTTGCAGGTGGGGGAGACACTCACAGGTTTAACCTCTCGGATGCGGTTATGATTAAAGATAACCATGTCAAACTTATGGGGATAGAAGCCGCAATCAAAGCAGCGCAAAAAACAAGCTTTACGCGGAAAATTGAGGTTGAGGTCGAGTCTGCAGAAGATGCAACCTTTGCTGCAGGACTGGGAGCCGATATTATCATGCTTGACAATATGCAGCCTGAAGCAATCAAAGAAACTCTCTCTTTACTTGAAGAAAAAGGGCTCAGAAAATCAGTTATTGTGGAAGCTTCAGGAGGGATTTCCCCCTCAAACCTTGAAGGTTATGCAAAAACAGGAGTGGATATAATATCAATGGGTTCCCTTATCCACAAATCGAGATGGATAGATATTAGCCTGGAAATCGTCAACTCTGAGAACTGA
- a CDS encoding aspartate dehydrogenase, protein MLKIGIVGCGFIGGQICRAIDNGEINAELSALCDSSESKVLELLASLKTCSPAYMNIEEIIRSVDLVIESASQNAVRFIVPQALKAGCDVMVLSVGALADEELRAALFGLAKEHNCKLYFPSGAVVGIDGLNSASAAGISSVTLTTRKPPSGLMGAPYVVEHGIELEKLEKETILFEGTASEAVKAFPANVNVAATISLAGIGFEQTRVKIIADPSLSRNVHEITVEGEFGKFSTRVENLPSPENPKTSYLAALSAVSTLKKILNQVQIGT, encoded by the coding sequence ATACTGAAAATCGGAATTGTTGGTTGCGGATTCATTGGCGGACAGATTTGCAGGGCAATTGATAACGGAGAGATTAATGCAGAGCTGTCTGCTCTCTGTGACTCTTCGGAGAGCAAGGTCCTTGAACTCTTAGCTTCTCTGAAGACCTGCAGTCCTGCGTATATGAATATTGAAGAAATCATACGCAGTGTGGATCTTGTTATAGAAAGTGCCTCCCAGAATGCGGTCAGGTTCATTGTACCCCAGGCCCTTAAAGCCGGGTGTGATGTGATGGTCCTGAGTGTGGGCGCCCTTGCTGATGAAGAACTGAGGGCTGCTCTTTTCGGGCTTGCAAAGGAGCACAACTGCAAGCTTTATTTCCCCTCGGGGGCAGTTGTCGGCATCGATGGATTAAACTCGGCATCTGCGGCTGGAATTTCCTCGGTTACCCTCACCACCAGGAAACCTCCTTCAGGACTCATGGGAGCTCCTTATGTTGTGGAACATGGCATAGAACTTGAAAAACTTGAAAAAGAAACCATACTTTTTGAAGGGACTGCCTCGGAAGCCGTAAAAGCCTTTCCTGCAAACGTTAACGTGGCAGCTACGATAAGCCTTGCAGGCATAGGTTTTGAGCAAACCAGGGTAAAAATCATAGCTGACCCCTCCCTTTCCAGAAATGTGCATGAAATCACCGTAGAAGGGGAATTCGGAAAATTTAGCACAAGAGTGGAAAATCTCCCATCCCCGGAAAATCCCAAAACAAGTTATCTTGCAGCCCTTTCTGCAGTTTCTACCCTGAAAAAAATCCTGAACCAGGTCCAGATCGGGACCTGA
- the nadA gene encoding quinolinate synthase NadA codes for MQQADLTKRIQELKIKRNAVILSHYYSRPEVQDIADFVGDSLALSQEAVRQDADVIVFCGVHFMGESAAILSPKKTVMLPEIDATCPMADMVDVEGLKKLKENHPDTPVVSYVNTSAAIKAESYICCTSANAVEVVNSLDAEEVIFVPDKNLAAYVAARTDKTIIPWEGHCPTHHQVLREDVLKMKEKHPQAKFIAHPECRPEVLELADNVASTRGMIMYAKNSPAQEFIIGTECGLIHGLLKAAPEKTYYCVSEFACCPSMKMVNLENVLESLEKMQHVVTVPEDIRGRAKEALDRMLAVKIK; via the coding sequence ATGCAGCAAGCAGACCTTACAAAAAGGATTCAGGAATTGAAGATAAAACGAAACGCAGTAATTCTTTCTCACTATTATTCCCGTCCCGAAGTCCAGGACATTGCGGACTTTGTAGGGGATTCCCTTGCCCTGAGCCAGGAAGCTGTCCGCCAGGACGCGGATGTTATCGTGTTTTGTGGCGTCCATTTCATGGGAGAAAGCGCTGCAATCCTATCTCCAAAAAAGACGGTCATGTTACCGGAAATCGATGCCACCTGTCCTATGGCTGATATGGTAGATGTGGAAGGCCTTAAAAAACTGAAAGAAAACCATCCTGACACCCCGGTTGTCTCCTATGTAAACACTTCGGCTGCGATCAAAGCAGAATCCTATATCTGCTGCACCTCTGCCAACGCTGTAGAAGTGGTAAATTCCCTGGACGCCGAAGAGGTTATCTTTGTGCCTGACAAGAACCTGGCTGCTTACGTTGCAGCCAGGACCGACAAAACCATCATTCCCTGGGAAGGGCACTGCCCCACACACCACCAGGTCCTGAGGGAAGATGTCCTGAAAATGAAGGAAAAACATCCCCAGGCTAAATTTATCGCTCATCCCGAGTGCCGCCCTGAAGTCCTGGAACTTGCAGACAATGTGGCAAGCACGCGGGGGATGATCATGTACGCGAAAAACTCTCCTGCACAGGAATTTATAATCGGCACGGAGTGTGGGCTTATTCATGGGCTCCTTAAGGCAGCTCCTGAAAAAACTTATTACTGCGTCTCTGAATTTGCCTGCTGTCCCAGCATGAAAATGGTCAATCTTGAAAATGTACTGGAGTCACTTGAAAAGATGCAACACGTAGTGACTGTTCCCGAAGACATTCGGGGCAGGGCAAAAGAAGCCCTTGACCGGATGCTTGCGGTAAAAATAAAATAA
- a CDS encoding PGF-pre-PGF domain-containing protein, giving the protein MKANFFSSFIYVLLIMLIITGTTPGMVSAANNTETTKTPTETPTEVSTEKETPTETPTETPTEVSTEKETPTETPTETPTETPTEVSTEKETPTETPTEVSTEKETPTETPTETPTEVSTEKETPTETPTETPTEVSTEKETPTETPTEVSTEKETPTETPTEVSTEKETPTETPTETPTEVSTEVSTETPTEVSTEVSTETPTETPTEVSTETPTETPTEVSTEVSTETPDSGSSGSSSSSSSSSSNIGGGVSAEPASNVEIKELATRNVMGGYHIKYEFPKNVTCITYIEYDAERTFRRTTAIAEVLKGKSTLVPKLPSGRIYKHVNIWVGNSGEGLPTSLQNGSIGFKVEKEWIKDYNVNESLITLQWYNNSWKPLPTEKVSEDGNYVYFDAKTSGYSSFAITEYQEGNIQKTLRSLESEGQSLLNGSMGQSGVVKKPMELAKIFMIIALPLFALIVGYGVLKRKI; this is encoded by the coding sequence ATGAAAGCCAATTTTTTTAGTTCTTTTATTTATGTATTATTGATAATGCTAATAATTACTGGAACGACTCCTGGCATGGTATCTGCTGCAAATAATACCGAAACTACAAAGACGCCAACAGAGACGCCAACAGAGGTATCAACAGAGAAAGAGACGCCAACAGAGACGCCAACAGAGACGCCAACAGAGGTATCAACAGAGAAAGAGACGCCAACAGAGACGCCAACAGAGACGCCAACAGAGACGCCAACAGAGGTATCAACAGAGAAAGAGACGCCAACAGAGACGCCAACAGAGGTATCAACAGAGAAAGAGACGCCAACAGAGACGCCAACAGAGACGCCAACAGAGGTATCAACAGAGAAAGAGACGCCAACAGAGACGCCAACAGAGACGCCAACAGAGGTATCAACAGAGAAAGAGACGCCAACAGAGACGCCAACAGAGGTATCAACAGAGAAAGAGACGCCAACAGAGACGCCAACAGAGGTATCAACAGAGAAAGAGACGCCAACAGAGACGCCAACAGAGACGCCAACAGAGGTATCAACAGAGGTATCAACAGAGACGCCAACAGAGGTATCAACAGAGGTATCAACAGAGACGCCAACAGAGACGCCAACAGAGGTATCAACAGAGACGCCAACAGAGACGCCAACAGAGGTATCAACAGAGGTATCAACAGAGACGCCAGACAGTGGGAGCTCCGGTTCCAGTTCCAGTTCCAGTTCCAGTTCCAGCAACATAGGAGGCGGAGTTTCCGCAGAGCCAGCCAGCAATGTTGAAATCAAGGAACTTGCTACCAGAAATGTGATGGGTGGATATCATATTAAATATGAATTCCCGAAAAACGTTACATGCATAACATATATTGAATATGATGCGGAAAGGACATTCAGAAGGACAACAGCAATTGCAGAAGTGCTTAAAGGCAAATCCACACTTGTCCCAAAACTTCCCTCTGGCAGAATCTATAAACATGTGAATATCTGGGTAGGGAATAGTGGAGAAGGACTTCCTACTTCCCTTCAAAATGGATCTATAGGATTCAAAGTTGAAAAAGAATGGATTAAAGATTATAATGTCAATGAGTCCCTTATAACCCTTCAATGGTATAACAACAGCTGGAAACCTCTTCCCACGGAAAAAGTTAGCGAAGATGGGAATTACGTTTATTTTGACGCAAAAACATCTGGTTATTCCTCCTTTGCGATAACAGAATATCAGGAAGGAAATATACAGAAAACTCTGAGAAGCCTGGAAAGTGAAGGACAGTCACTTCTGAACGGAAGTATGGGACAGAGCGGCGTAGTCAAAAAGCCTATGGAACTAGCTAAAATATTTATGATAATTGCCCTGCCCTTATTTGCGCTTATTGTAGGATATGGTGTGTTGAAGAGAAAAATCTAA